In a single window of the Pocillopora verrucosa isolate sample1 chromosome 4, ASM3666991v2, whole genome shotgun sequence genome:
- the LOC131778314 gene encoding neuropeptide FF receptor 1: MSANSTQLTQSPTERNVRLGFYIATFVIGLIGNLLVLIVIIAKRAKKTVNDLFIMNLAVSDLMLIFFLPLHIYNMFDTIRVTVFFCHFIRPLMTASFFVSVYTLTSMAIHRCHVILHPFKQEIRHRSAVLWVIVLWIMSFANVLPLMIVTTPYPPFECLEKWPSLSHRRAYTAALFVLQYILPLVIIAIAYIRIGLDLNRSCSRSFRNARAAKSPENQARRRENFKVTKTLAIIVMIFAVCMLPSQVGWMLLDFGDKEQKAIAIKVVFKFSLVLTVFHSCLNPLVYGSITKQFRRGYIRYLSYFCCCFRGSILREFKIISESSSQNRRDDFKHTHNGLKRNGELETICSLKSREIQDESSSSNEIFDVVTVI, from the coding sequence ATGTCTGCGAATTCAACTCAACTTACACAAAGCCCTACGGAAAGAAATGTGCGCTTGGGTTTTTACATCGCCACTTTTGTTATTGGACTTATCGGAAACCTTCTGGTGCTAATCGTAATCATTGCCAAGAGAGCAAAGAAAACTGTCAACGATTTGTTCATCATGAATTTAGCTGTGTCGGACTTGATGCTTATCTTCTTTCTCCCGCTGCATATCTACAATATGTTTGACACTATTCGTGTCACGGTATTTTTCTGCCATTTTATTCGTCCTCTCATGACAGCATCGTTCTTCGTCAGTGTCTACACCCTCACCTCAATGGCCATCCATCGGTGTCACGTGATCTTACATCCCTTCAAACAGGAAATTCGCCACAGGTCTGCTGTTTTATGGGTAATAGTGCTGTGGATCATGTCATTTGCAAATGTTCTTCCATTGATGATTGTCACCACACCTTACCCACCATTCGAATGTCTTGAAAAATGGCCGAGTCTGAGTCACAGGCGAGCATATACAGCTGCACTCTTTGTTCTTCAGTACATCCTTCCACTGGTGATCATCGCAATAGCATATATCAGAATAGGTTTAGATCTGAACCGCTCATGTTCTCGTAGTTTCCGGAATGCCAGGGCTGCCAAAAGCCCGGAGAACCAGGCAAGACGGCGAGAAAACTTTAAAGTAACTAAAACTCTGGCAATAATCGTAATGATATTTGCTGTGTGTATGCTACCCAGTCAAGTGGGATGGATGTTGTTGGATTTTGGTGACAAAGAACAAAAAGCGATTGCCATCAAGgtggtttttaaattttcccttgttCTTACAGTGTTTCACAGTTGCCTGAATCCTCTTGTTTATGGAAGCATCACTAAACAGTTTCGTCGTGGCTACATCAGATATCTGTCGTATTTCTGTTGCTGCTTTAGAGGTTCCATCCTAAGAGAGTTTAAGATCATTTCAGAAAGCTCGTCACAAAATCGCCGTGACGACTTCAAACACACGCACAATGGACTTAAAAGAAATGGCGAACTCGAAACGATATGTTCtttaaaatcaagagaaattCAAGATGAATCATCTTCAAGCAACGAGATATTTGACGTTGTGACCGTAATATAG